The following proteins are co-located in the Syngnathus scovelli strain Florida chromosome 5, RoL_Ssco_1.2, whole genome shotgun sequence genome:
- the mchr1a gene encoding melanin-concentrating hormone receptor 1 isoform X2, whose product MDFLNESNFSLGYINATLAADRPPHCSPILLVIFGVIFLFGILGNSIVIYTIMKKTKCRTKQTVPDVFILNLSVVDVLFLLGMPFLIHQLLGNGTWRFGAAMCTIITALDSNSQMVSTYILTAMTLDRYVATVHPIRFNYIRTPCVASLVIAVVWALSLITIIPVWMYAGLMPLPGGLVACALLLPDPVTDTYWFTLYQFFFAFAIPLAIICRVFFKILQHMSTSVAPLPQKSLRVRVRNVTRMAVAICLAFFICWAPYYILQLVHLGVQNPSVAFSYAYNIAISMGYANSCINPFLYIVLSETFKRHVFRAVRPANKKFKVHSSTTEAGSVSVRMVPEGAHLEPAAREIPSSVPPQ is encoded by the exons ATGGATTTTCTCAATGAGTCCAATTTCTCTCTAGGGTACATCAATGCAACATTAG CCGCGGACAGACCTCCTCACTGCAGCCCCATCCTGCTCGTCATCTTTGGCGTCATCTTTCTCTTTGGTATCCTGGGCAACAGCATCGTCATCTacaccattatgaaaaaaaccaAGTGTCGCACCAAGCAAACGGTCCCCGACGTCTTCATCCTTAACTTGTCCGTCGTCGACGTCCTCTTCTTGCTGGGGATGCCCTTCCTGATCCACCAGTTGCTAGGTAACGGCACCTGGCGTTTTGGGGCTGCCATGTGCACGATCATCACGGCGCTGGACTCCAACAGTCAGATGGTGAGCACGTACATCCTCACGGCCATGACGCTGGACCGCTACGTGGCCACGGTGCATCCCATCCGCTTCAATTACATCCGCACGCCGTGCGTGGCCTCCCTtgtcatcgccgtggtctgggcTCTTTCCCTGATCACCATCATCCCCGTGTGGATGTACGCCGGCCTCATGCCCCTACCTGGCGGACTGGTAGCCTGCGCCTTACTCCTGCCCGACCCGGTCACCGACACGTATTGGTTCACGCTGTACCAGTTCTTCTTTgcctttgccatccctctggccATCATCTGCCGAGTGTTTTTCAAGATCCTGCAGCACATGTCCACCAGTGTAGCCCCGCTGCCCCAGAAGAGCCTGAGGGTACGTGTCAGGAATGTGACACGAATGGCGGTGGCCATCTGTTTGGCTTTTTTTATCTGCTGGGCGCCCTACTACATCCTGCAGTTGGTCCACCTGGGTGTGCAAAACCCCAGCGTGGCCTTCTCCTACGCCTACAACATCGCCATCAGCATGGGCTACGCAAACAGCTGCATTAACCCGTTCCTCTACATTGTCCTGAGCGAGACCTTCAAGAGGCACGTCTTCAGAGCCGTGCGGCCCGCCAACAAGAAATTCAAAGTCCATTCTAGCACCACGGAGGCTGGCAGCGTGAGCGTGAGGATGGTGCCCGAAGGCGCTCACCTGGAGCCGGCAGCTAGGGAGATACCTTCAAGTGTCCCTCCGCAGTGA